A genomic region of Mus musculus strain C57BL/6J chromosome 7, GRCm38.p6 C57BL/6J contains the following coding sequences:
- the Gm4275 gene encoding uncharacterized protein Gm4275 isoform X2: MLFMKHRRATAKAKSTEEKENQTTEPAQVTTQASRICSEKTTTAELRAVTSQQPMVTDAEWFGLSAEEQLAWAKSTKDPRIAVGSCSPLEKKIKVAPILQE; this comes from the exons ATGCTCTTCATGAAGCACAGAAGGGCAACTGCTAAAGCCAAGAGCACTGAGGAGAAAGAGAACCAGACCACAGAGCCAGCACAAGTGACCACACAGGCTTCCAGAATATGCAGCGAAAAGACCACCACAGCAGAACTGAGAGCTGTCACCTCACAGCAACCCATGGTGACAGACGCAGAGTGGTTTGGTCTGAGTGCCGAGGAACA atTGGCCTGGGCTAAGAGTACTAAAGATCCTCGGATTGCAGTAGGCTCCTGTTCCCcactagaaaagaaaattaag GTGGCACCCATTCTTCAGGAGTGA
- the Gm4275 gene encoding putative uncharacterized protein ZNRD1-AS1 isoform X1 — protein MLFMKHRRATAKAKSTEEKENQTTEPAQVTTQASRICSEKTTTAELRAVTSQQPMVTDAEWFGLSAEEQLAWAKSTKDPRIAVGSCSPLEKKIKCLGGTHSSGVRKLLVQKFQQESETVDKLKTVSPDFRFAQADAYYHQQQQEMIRESWNYKPEAEWDANPEEEMKPKCKKTENGKKWDYLVTEREMNHIEKHIHRAERARGLRDHKYRLIPQNLSCEMLSPKPEDEKKKTIPIPRPHKTVPKKPKMAWAKEQMKQHKDRMMRARVLTEQRQDQRKTPKFTSHGHPHLKSKAKKEEKKEFEKVKAYPIFQPSKEKLIEVMVLMEKSKSENVQKPLQRGILCMPPFLKSQLEKNKKLKLCP, from the exons ATGCTCTTCATGAAGCACAGAAGGGCAACTGCTAAAGCCAAGAGCACTGAGGAGAAAGAGAACCAGACCACAGAGCCAGCACAAGTGACCACACAGGCTTCCAGAATATGCAGCGAAAAGACCACCACAGCAGAACTGAGAGCTGTCACCTCACAGCAACCCATGGTGACAGACGCAGAGTGGTTTGGTCTGAGTGCCGAGGAACA atTGGCCTGGGCTAAGAGTACTAAAGATCCTCGGATTGCAGTAGGCTCCTGTTCCCcactagaaaagaaaattaag TGTTTAGGTGGCACCCATTCTTCAGGAGTGAGAAAACTGTTAGTCCAAAAGTTCCAACAGGAGAGTGAAACAGTTGATAAACTCAAGACCGTGTCTCCTGACTTCCGGTTTGCTCAAGCAGATGCCTACTACCATCAACAGCAACAGGAAATGATCAGAGAATCATGGAATTATAAACCAGAGGCAGAATGGGACGCTAACCCAGAAGAAGAGATGAAGCCAAAATGCAAAAAAACAGAGAACGGTAAAAAATGGGACTATCTAGTAACCGAGAGGGAGATGAATCACATAGAGAAACATATCCACAGAGCTGAGCGGGCTAGAGGCCTGAGGGACCACAAATACCGACTCATCCCTCAGAACCTCTCATGTGAAATGCTTTCCCCAAAGCCAGAGgatgagaagaaaaaaactaTCCCTATCCCGAGACCACATAAAACAGTACCCAAAAAGCCGAAAATGGCCTGGGCAAAGGAGCAGATGAAGCAACATAAAGACCGGATGATGAGAGCAAGAGTGCTCACCGAGCAGAGACAGGACCAAAGGAAGACTCCAAAGTTCACCAGCCATGGCCACCCTCACTTGAAATCAAAAgcgaagaaagaggaaaagaaagagtttgAAAAAGTCaaagcctatcccatcttccAGCCTTCCAAAGAAAAACTGATAGAAGTAATGGTTCTCATGGAAAAGTCGAAATCGGAAAATGTGCAAAAACCGCTCCAAAGGGGAATTCTGTGTATGCCACCGTTTTTGAAAAGTCAactcgaaaaaaataaaaagcttaagCTATGTCCTTGA
- the Nsmce4a gene encoding non-structural maintenance of chromosomes element 4 homolog A, which produces MSGDSSGRRSEGRGRGRDPHRDRTRSRSRSRSPLARRGAAPERREAAERPSLEDSDLSDSGDELMDPACLEAEYDQGLCRQIRHQYRALINSVQQNREDILNAGDKLTEVLEEANTLFNEVSRAREAVLDAQFLVLASDLGKEKAKQLRSDLSSFDMLRYVETLLTHMGVNPLEAQEVIRDEDRADIELIVYDSWKISGKTAENTFNKTHTFHFLLGSIHGEFPVPKPRSDRPRQPRMIEEQRAMPAQLKCMEESHQEATEKEVERILGLLQTYFREDPDTPMSFFDFVVDPHSFPRTVENIFHVSFIIRDGFARIRLDQDRLPIIEPVINEESEGIDHNIQIRSQGIIALSYHDWEEIVKTFEISEPVIPLSQSQQRLSA; this is translated from the exons ATGTCTGGCGACAGCAGCGGCCGCCGGTCTGagggccggggccggggccgcGACCCGCACCGGGATCGCACCCGCTCCCGGTCCCGCTCGCGGTCCCCGCTGGCCCGCCGCGGCGCCGCGCCGGAGCGCAGGGAGGCAGCGGAGCGTCCGAGCTTGGAGGACTCCGATCTGTCTGATTCTGGGGACGAGCTGATGGACCCGGCCTGCTTGGAGGCCGAGTACGACCAGGGCCTGTGCCGCCAGATCCGCCATCAGTACCGCGCTCTCATCAACTCTGTCCAAC AAAACCGGGAAGACATACTGAATGCTGGTGACAAACTAACAGAGGTCCTGGAAGAAGCTAACACTCTGTTTAATGAAG TGTCACGAGCAAGAGAGGCAGTTCTGGATGCCCAGTTTCTTGTTCTGGCTTCAGACTTGGGCAAAGAGAAAGCCAAACAGCTGCGCTCTGACCTGAGCTCGTTTGATATGTTAAGATATGTTGAAACTCTA CTGACACATATGGGTGTAAACCCACTAGAAGCTCAAGAGGTCATCCGTGATGAAGACAGAGCTGATATTGAGTTAATTGTCTATGACTCCTGGAAAATATCAGGCAAAACAGCAGAAAACACCTTTAATAAGACCCATACATTCCACTTTCT GTTGGGTTCAATACATGGAGAATTCCCTGTGCCAAAGCCACGAAGTGATCGGCCAAGACAGCCTCGCATGATAGAAGAGCAGCGTGCAATGCCTGCTCAg TTGAAATGCATGGAAGAATCTCACCAAGAAGCAACGGAGAAGGAAGTGGAGAGGATCTTGGGATTGTTGCAGACATACTTTCGAGAAGACC cTGATACTCCAATGTCATTTTTTGATTTTGTGGTTGATCCACATTCTTTCCCCCGTACAGTGGAAAACATCTTTCATGTTTCCTTCATCATACGG GATGGTTTTGCAAGAATAAGACTTGACCAAGACCGACTGCCAATAATAG AGCCAGTGATTAATGAAGAAAGTGAGGGAATTGACCACAACATTCAAATTAGGAGTCAAGGAATTATAGCTCTGAGTTACCATGACTGGGAG GAGATTGTGAAGACCTTTGAGATTTCGGAGCCTGTGATCCCGCTGAGTCAGAGCCAGCAGCGGCTCAGTGCCTGA